In one window of Nicotiana tabacum cultivar K326 chromosome 12, ASM71507v2, whole genome shotgun sequence DNA:
- the LOC107771579 gene encoding serine hydroxymethyltransferase, mitochondrial, translating into MAMAMAMALRKLSCGSSIKLPRPFSNGSSLYYMSSLPNQAIREREDPRVTWIKQLNAPLEDIDPEIADIIEHEKARQWKGLELIPSENFTSLSVMQAVGSVMTNKYSEGYPGARYYGGNEYIDMAERLCQKRALEVFNLDPAKWGVNVQSLSGSPSNFQVYTALLKPHERIMALDLPHGGHLSHGYQTDTKKISAVSIFFETMPYRLDESTGYIDYDQLEKSAVLFRPKLIVAGASAYARLYDYARIRKVCDKQKAVLLADMAHISGLVAAGVIPSPFEYADVVTTTTHKSLRGPRGAMIFFRKGLKEINKQGKEVMYDYEDKINQAVFPGLQGGPHNHTISGLAVALKQVMTPEYKAYQEQVLSNCSKFAESLLANGYDLVSGGTENHLVLVNLRNKGIDGSRVEKVLESVHIAANKNTVPGDVSAMVPGGIRMGTPALTSRGFIEEDFVKVAEFFDAAVKLALKVKAETQGTKLKDFVETLSSDSKIQSEIARLRQDVEDYAKQFPTIGFEKETMKYKD; encoded by the exons ATGGCAATGGCTATGGCTATGGCTCTTCGTAAACTCTCTTGTGGTTCCTCCATTAAGCTTCCTCGTCCTTTTTCCAATGGCTCTTCCCTCTATTACATG TCGTCTCTGCCTAATCAAGCAATTCGTGAAAGGGAGGATCCGCGTGTTACT TGGATAAAGCAGCTGAATGCGCCACTTGAGGATATCGATCCAGAGATCGCCGACATCATTGAGCATGAGAAAGCTAGGCAATGGAAG GGTCTTGAGCTTATCCCTTCAGAGAATTTTACGTCATTGTCAGTGATGCAAGCAGTTGGATCAGTAATGACCAACAAATACAGTGAAGGCTATCCTGGTGCTAGATACTATGGAGGAAATGA GTACATTGACATGGCAGAGAGATTGTGTCAAAAACGTGCATTAGAAGTTTTTAACTTGGATCCCGCCAAATGGGGAG TCAACGTTCAGTCGCTGTCTGGATCCCCTTCAAACTTTCAAGTGTACACCGCTTTATTAAAGCCTCATGAGAGAATTATGGCACTCGATCTTCCTCATGGTGGACATCTCTCACATGGTTATCAG ACCGACACAAAGAAAATTTCTGCTGTGTCTATCTTTTTCGAGACCATGCCATACAGATTGGATGAGAGCACAGGTTATATTGACTATGATCAG CTGGAGAAAAGTGCAGTACTCTTTCGACCAAAGTTAATTGTTGCTGGTGCAAGTGCTTATGCTCGCTTATATGATTATGCACGTATCCGCAAG GTATGTGACAAGCAAAAAGCTGTTCTCTTGGCGGACATGGCACATATCAGTGGCTTGGTTGCTGCTGGAGTCATTCCTTCTCCTTTTGAGTATGCAGATGTTGTTACTACCACAACTCACAAGTCACTTCGTGGTCCACGTGGGGCAATGATCTTTTTCAGAAAAGGGCTGAAGGAGAtaaacaaacaaggaaaagaa GTGATGTATGACTATGAAGATAAAATCAACCAAGCTGTTTTTCCCGGACTTCAAGGGGGTCCCCATAATCACACAATTTCTGGCTTAGCCGTTGCTCTGAAACAA GTCATGACACCGGAATACAAGGCATACCAAGAGCAAGTTCTTAGCAATTGCTCCAAGTTTGCTGAG AGTTTGCTGGCGAACGGATATGATCTTGTGTCTGGTGGAACTGAGAATCATCTGGTTTTAGTAAACTTAAGAAATAAG GGTATTGATGGCTCTAGGGTTGAGAAGGTTTTAGAGTCTGTGCATATTGCAGCCAATAAAAACACTGTGCCCGGTGATGTATCCGCCATGGTGCCTGGTGGCATTCGCATGG GAACCCCAGCTCTGACTTCTAGGGGATTTATTGAGGAGGATTTTGTGAAAGTGGCTGAATTTTTTGATGCTGCTGTGAAGTTGGCCCTTAAGGTCAAGGCTGAGACCCAAG GAACAAAGTTGAAGGACTTTGTGGAAACTTTGAGTTCAGACTCCAAAATTCAATCTGAGATTGCCAGGCTAAGGCAGGACGTTGAGGACTATGCAAAACAATTTCCTACTATTGGTTTCGAGAAAGAAACAATGAAATACAAGGATTGA